A genomic stretch from Nicotiana tabacum cultivar K326 unplaced genomic scaffold, ASM71507v2 Un00007, whole genome shotgun sequence includes:
- the LOC107784367 gene encoding uncharacterized protein LOC107784367, whose protein sequence is MAYVDHAFSISDEDMMMDGSHADSNRGPMKEIALAVSLLVFGTLGIVLGIFMAINKVGGDTAHGLFFAILGGVLFIPGFYYTRIAYYAYKGYKGFSFSNIPPV, encoded by the exons ATGGCGTACGTGGATCATGCTTTCTCGATTTCAGACGAGGATATGATGATGGACGGCTCTCACGCCGACAGCAATCGCGGACCGATGAAAGAGATAGCTCTTGCCGTTTCCCTTCTTGTCTTTGGTACCCTTGGTATTGTTCTCGGTATTTTCATGGCCATCAATAAGGTTGGCGGCGATACTGCTCATG GGCTGTTTTTTGCTATACTAGGGGGAGTTCTGTTTATACCAGGGTTCTACTATACGCGGATTGCATACTATGCTTACAAGGGTTATAAAGGTTTCTCTTTCTCCAATATACCTCCCGTGTAG